Within Candidatus Krumholzibacteriia bacterium, the genomic segment ACAACGGGTTCGATCTCCCCTTCGCGGCCGGCACGCTGGATGTGGCCTTCAGCGACCAGCTCGTGGAACACCTGCACCTCGACGACCAGCGCCTGCATTTCCGGTCCATCGCCGAGGCCCTCGCGCCGGGCGGCGTGTACGTGTTCCGTACGCCCCACCGTCTCACCGGGCCGCACGACGTTTCCAAGCACTTCACCAGCGGCGAACCGGAAGGATTCCACATCAAGGAGTGGACCTACCACGAGCTGGGCGACGAACTGCTGCGAGACGGGTTCGCCGCGGTTTCGGCGGTGTGGAACCCGCGCCGGCGCGTGGTGCCAACCCCCATCGGCGTCATGACGGGACTGGAACGCGTGTTCGGGGCGCTGCCGAAGTCGTTGCGCCAGACGTGGTCGCGGGTGCCGTTTCCGAGCATCGTGGTGGTCGCGGGCAAGCGTTAGCGCGCCATCGCATCTACCAGAGGAAGACCCATGCGCGACGTCACCTATTTTGTTGCCGCCAGCCTGGAC encodes:
- a CDS encoding class I SAM-dependent methyltransferase, whose product is MADAVRPPENLRRHYETEKALADRLRRSSSRDERARIYATMYEELFAAVPDHPRLTRRHDPARVAARNANLLALVRPFLRPGARVLDVGAGDCTFASLLAQHAGAVYALEISADGVAMPDLPANATLVLYNGFDLPFAAGTLDVAFSDQLVEHLHLDDQRLHFRSIAEALAPGGVYVFRTPHRLTGPHDVSKHFTSGEPEGFHIKEWTYHELGDELLRDGFAAVSAVWNPRRRVVPTPIGVMTGLERVFGALPKSLRQTWSRVPFPSIVVVAGKR